The Neorhodopirellula lusitana sequence CACCCGGTGGCAATTCCTTATTGATCGCAGCCCCCGACTCGGCTGGCCAGCGACGCAACGACACCTGGTACTTGCCATCTCGAATCACCTTGACCGCCCAGTATCCAACGTGCTTCAGCTTCTCACCCTTGACCTGCTTTCGATCGGCTTGACGTACCATCGCCTGATTCCAAGGAGGATAAACCTTTTGAATCCAGTCGTGTGCGGTCAAGCTAACCACCGGATGCTCGGGGTGGCCGAGATAAATCTCAGTGGTCTGCGAGAAGCTCGGCTCGAGCTCAGCCCACCATTTTTCGTAGAACGCTCGCATCGTCTCAACGACTTCCGGATGCTCCTTCGCAATGTCATGTTTTTGACCTGGATCAACCGCGATCTCGTAAAGTTGTTTGCCGTTGATCAGTCGATATTTCTGTGACATGACCGAACAGCTACGCCACTTGATGGGATCTCGTACTCGCTGGGAATCGCTGATCACGAAACGTTCCATCCATTCCACGTCCTGGTTTGGGTCCAGTAAAGCGGCAATCGAGACACCATCAAACTTGACGTTTTCCGGTTTCTTCACACCAGTCATTTCCAGCAGCGTTGGGACAATATCGACTGCGTGCGTTAGCGTGGGCACGTCATGCTGTTCCGTGATTCCACCGGCGGGCCAGTGCAAAAAGAATGGCACCCGGTGACCGCCCTCGTAGGGACTACCTTTGCCAGCTTTCATCCCCGCGTTGTAGACCTTGGCTCCGCTGGCTGTACCGTTGTCGGTCGTGAATACAAAAATCGTATTTTCGGTAATGCCAAGATCGTCGATTAACTGACGAGTCTTGCCAACGTTGTCATCGATATTTGTGATCATGCCATAAAATGCGGCAATGCTGTCGGACTGCCCTTCGTACATCTCGGTGTACTTCGGCGGGCAATGCAGTGGCTTGTGCGGTGCGTTGGTCGAGATGTAGGCAAAGAAAGGTTTCTTTTGCTTTGCACATTTACTGATGAACTGATTCGCTTGCTCGAAAAAGACGTCCGTGCAAAAACCTTTGGCCGGAACGATCTTCCCGTTATGGAAATAGGAACCATCGAAATACGCGTTGTCCCAAACGTCTGGGGTCTGTCCGATGCCGCCGCCACCATGCCGATAGACTTCCGTGAAGCCACGATCTTCTGGACGATAGGGGTAGTTGTCGCCCAGGTGCCATTTGCCAAACATGCCGGTCTCATAGCCTGAGTCCGTGAACATTTGGCCGACCGTGACTTCGTTCTCACGCAACATCGAACGCCCCATGATCGTATGCCAAACACCGGTGCGGTTAGTCCAGTGTCCAGTCAGCAGTGAACAGCGGGTCGGCGAGCAAGTCGGCGCCACGTGATAGTCGCTCAACCCCGAACTCTCGGATGCCAACTTGTCGATATTCGGAGTCTTGATGATCGGATTGCCTGTACAAGCCAGGTCGCCATACCCTTGGTCATCCGAGATTACGAAGACAACATTGGGAGGTGCGGCGGCCACCGTCCCTGAAAGAAGCAATCCGACCGCAAGCAGGCCAATACGAACATTCTGAGTCATGGGGGGTCTCACAATAGGATGAAGGTTCAAGCAGAAAAGGTTAAGAAAACTGGCGAGTTGCCAGCGGACGCGACCAATCACCGAGAACACGGAAAACAACTGCTCGTTTCGGGTTGATCGCACAACCGGGCTTAGCAGAAAAACGGGCTAACTCCGAAACCAACAGGAGATGGCCACACCGACAAAATCGGTACACCAGTGTAAAGGCTACACGATTTTATATCGCGAATGTTCTCGCGATCTCTCTCCAACCACCCCGCTGCAAAACGACAACGAGGACACTGGTACAAGAATACCGCCTGCTGACAGCCACATACAAATCATTCTGACAACCGCAAAAACTCGACTGCCGCGATTCGCTTCCCGGGGAAAATCTTGACGATAGAAAGACCACAAACCGACGAATGGGCGTGGCCATCTCACTTACATCGCGGCTACTGGGCAGCGTCGTATTCCGCCTCGGTCATCCAGTACAGATCTTTCCAGTAGCCTGTATCGTTGGCTGACATGTCCCCTGGGGTCGTTCGTCCCGAAGCAACAATTTGAGTGATTGTCTTGGTCAAGCGATCAACAATCTCAGGATGCTGATCCGCGACGTTGTCGGTTTCAGCCCGATCCTGTTTCAAATTGTATAGCTGCATCTGATTCTTCTCGTCGGGCAAAACCATTTTCCAATCGCCCTCCGTGATCGCATAACGCAAGTCGCCTCCACTGTTGGCATGCGTGATCAGTGGCAAACGGGTTCCCGCGTCCCCCGCCGTTCGCAGCTCATCAGCAAAACTCTGGCTATCCTCACCCGCATTGTCAGGCACCGGCGCGTTTAAGATCTCGGCAAACGTGGCCAATAAATCCGTCTGCCCCACCAGCCGATCGCAAGTGCGCCCGGGCTCACTGATACCGGCCGGCCAACGAGCCAAAAACGGAACACGGTGCCCACCTTCATAGACCGAACGCTTCCCCTGACGGAGCCCGCCTCGACTATCGTGCCCAAACTTTTCCAGCCGCCCTGACCAAGACTTCTCCGGCCCGTTGTCACTTGTGTAAACGATCAACGTGTTCTCGTCCAAACCAGCTTCTTCAAGGCACTTCAAAACACGTCCGACGTGATAGTCTGTTTCAATCACAAATTCGCCATACGCACCCGCATCGCCCTTGCCATGAAACTCTGGCAACGGGCACACCGGATAATGAGGTGACGTGTAGGGCAGATAAAGAAAGAACGGCTTTCCCGCTTTTGCATCCGCCGCCTTGTCACCGATCCAATCAATCGCCTTGTCGGTAAAGCGAGTCAAGCATTGGTTGTCAATGAAGTTCTCGGCAATCTCAAACCCTCGTTTGATAGTCCGAGTCGGATCCTTCGAAGGTCCTGCACTGGTTTCATAAGGCGGCATGATCCGGTAATCCATGTGCCGAGGATTCTTTTTCTTGTTCGAGTACATCGTCGGTGGAACCGCGGCATACCGCCCCTCAAACCAAGCCAAGATCCCATAATTCAGCGATGCCGGGATCCCAAAGAAGTAGTCGAATCCTTTATCCAGCGGCATGTCCTGAACTGGCTGCGTCCAGTCGCGATTCTTAGGTGTCCCTGGAAAGTCCATCCCCAAGTGCCACTTACCAACCATCCCGGTCTGGTAGCCCTGTGATTGAAGCAAAGACGCCAAAGTCATCCGGCCATCAACGATCATGCATTCGCCTTCCGCTCCCATAACACCTTGCTTTCGCTTGGTACGCCAAGGGTAACGACCGGTCAGCAAACCGTAGCGAGACGGGGTGCATACTGAATCTGCACTGTGCCCATTCGTAAACGCAACCCCTTCCTTCGCCAGCCGATCAAGATTCGGTGTCTGGAACTTCGCCTCTGGGTTAAGTGCACTGACATCGCCATAC is a genomic window containing:
- a CDS encoding arylsulfatase → MTQNVRIGLLAVGLLLSGTVAAAPPNVVFVISDDQGYGDLACTGNPIIKTPNIDKLASESSGLSDYHVAPTCSPTRCSLLTGHWTNRTGVWHTIMGRSMLRENEVTVGQMFTDSGYETGMFGKWHLGDNYPYRPEDRGFTEVYRHGGGGIGQTPDVWDNAYFDGSYFHNGKIVPAKGFCTDVFFEQANQFISKCAKQKKPFFAYISTNAPHKPLHCPPKYTEMYEGQSDSIAAFYGMITNIDDNVGKTRQLIDDLGITENTIFVFTTDNGTASGAKVYNAGMKAGKGSPYEGGHRVPFFLHWPAGGITEQHDVPTLTHAVDIVPTLLEMTGVKKPENVKFDGVSIAALLDPNQDVEWMERFVISDSQRVRDPIKWRSCSVMSQKYRLINGKQLYEIAVDPGQKHDIAKEHPEVVETMRAFYEKWWAELEPSFSQTTEIYLGHPEHPVVSLTAHDWIQKVYPPWNQAMVRQADRKQVKGEKLKHVGYWAVKVIRDGKYQVSLRRWPAESGAAINKELPPGDNVPGATEPFRATPGNAIGATQAVLRIDGKDLERKPVNADAEEVTFVTEMKEGSHQLAPFFEINEGELGAFYVIVTKLD
- a CDS encoding sulfatase family protein, which produces MIANQTPLRAESPVGADLAVRPNIIVILTDDQGYGDVSALNPEAKFQTPNLDRLAKEGVAFTNGHSADSVCTPSRYGLLTGRYPWRTKRKQGVMGAEGECMIVDGRMTLASLLQSQGYQTGMVGKWHLGMDFPGTPKNRDWTQPVQDMPLDKGFDYFFGIPASLNYGILAWFEGRYAAVPPTMYSNKKKNPRHMDYRIMPPYETSAGPSKDPTRTIKRGFEIAENFIDNQCLTRFTDKAIDWIGDKAADAKAGKPFFLYLPYTSPHYPVCPLPEFHGKGDAGAYGEFVIETDYHVGRVLKCLEEAGLDENTLIVYTSDNGPEKSWSGRLEKFGHDSRGGLRQGKRSVYEGGHRVPFLARWPAGISEPGRTCDRLVGQTDLLATFAEILNAPVPDNAGEDSQSFADELRTAGDAGTRLPLITHANSGGDLRYAITEGDWKMVLPDEKNQMQLYNLKQDRAETDNVADQHPEIVDRLTKTITQIVASGRTTPGDMSANDTGYWKDLYWMTEAEYDAAQ